In the genome of Dermacentor andersoni chromosome 3, qqDerAnde1_hic_scaffold, whole genome shotgun sequence, one region contains:
- the LOC126542004 gene encoding uncharacterized protein: MVATAAVHAGLVLFTASVVRLGAAENEEKVTCLQMRVGSAQRECMNNVFRNLRVPLETDGAIPLPKGSTERVKILATGCLALHALQKIPEFGCVPTSSIVDTYECVYKNEEDKEQVLRSFTANSKEKYLEIADKVESCFGSWHGTKNKAHPRIFNRRRD; the protein is encoded by the exons ATGGTGGCCACAGCAGCGGTTCACGCAGGTCTCGTCCTTTTCACTGCCTCGGTGGTGCGTCTCGGGGCAGCGGAGAACGAAGAAAAGGTCACGTGCCTCCAGATGAGGG TTGGGAGCGCCCAGCGGGAGTGCATGAACAACGTGTTCCGCAACCTTCGGGTGCCTCTGGAGACGGACGGCGCCATTCCC TTGCCTAAGGGATCAACCGAGAGAGTGAAAATACTCGCCACTGGCTGCTTGGCCCTCCACGCTCTCCAAAAAATTCCAGAGTTTGGCTGCGTGCCCACGTCGTCG attGTAGATACCTACGAGTGCGTTTACAAGAACGAGGAAGACAAGGAACAG GTGTTAAGATCATTCACCGCAAATAGCAAAGAGAAGTATTTGGAGATCGCAGACAAGGTTGAG TCATGCTTTGGAAGCTGGCATGGGACCAAGAACAAGGCTCATCCGAG GATCTTCAACAGACGTCGTGATTAG